Below is a window of Callospermophilus lateralis isolate mCalLat2 chromosome 9, mCalLat2.hap1, whole genome shotgun sequence DNA.
ATTTTCAGTCTTTCCACCATACCCACAGGTGCTGGGCTGCTCCCAGAGTGACTGTTGGGGGTGCCTTAGGGGCTTCTGTTCCAACCAGGTAAATAAAAAGTACAAGGTATGGACTTTAGCATCAGATACTGGCTCTGGGTTCGGACCCATCTCTGCTGTTTGCCTCTGTGGGACCTTAGATATGttttctctgaatttgttttattgGCTAGTAGGATCGTAGGGCTTCTGTGAGCATCAGAGTCCCTTACTTGCTTAGTAAGTACTGACAGTTCTTACTGCTCTAAGCCACTCTTAGTGGTCCTCTTCTGTGCCTGCCCACCTGCAGTTCTCCACTGTGGGTGGTTAATTATCTGTCTCATTCCTCTGCCTGTCTCTGCTCCTAACCTGGAAGTTCAGCTATAAGACAGGAGAGTTGAAACACCAGAGGTGAGTAGGGGCTGTGCTCTAAGAGGGACATCGTATTTGTCAATGGCTTCCTCTTTCTTCATCTATGCTTCCAGACCATCCTGACCACTGATGTGGCTGAGGTCTCTGGGATTAATGCCTCGATGACACAACTTTGCCCCCAAACAAGGGTGATGGGTGATGGGAGAGCTGCCATTCCTGGGATGTCCCATGCTCCCCTTGGAGACAGGAGCTAGCCCTCTGTCTTATGGATCCAGAAAGGCAACCCTGGCTAGAGATGGGGGCTGGGAGGGGTGGCTTGGAGCTGGAGAGGGAAGCAATAGGTTGGCAGTCGGAGCCGGAGCCGGAGCTCAAGAGAGAACCTGGGAAACGGGTGGCTTGTTCTGGCTCCTCCTCAGGGGTGTGTATGCTTGCGTCTGTCTTTCAGAGTTCTCAGATAGTGGGCAGGGCTGGGAAGGGAAGTTACAAACCCATGACCATGAGGGCCTGTCCTGGGCTGGGGCAGGAACTTTCTTGGCTCTGAGGTTTCCTGATCTGTCAAACGGCCAGATGATTTCTGAAGTTCATTCCAATCCAGGGCCAGCAGCACCCATTCTGAAGTCTGACATTTCAATTTTTAGGTCCCTCTAGTTCATCTCTTGGTCCTGGAGGCCAGGCCAGATAAAGAGTATGAGGTTGATTCTGGACCCCCTTAGTCCAGAATCAGGGCTGGTCACTTGCCCAAATTCTCCTGAATGTGTTTTACTTCTCTGCCCTGGTGGCTGTGCTAGGGTGGCGGGGCAGAGCTCTCCCTGGGGGAATGGGAAAGGAAAGCAAGGGAAGGAGCCAGCCAGACTGACTGTGCCGCAGCGCCTGCTGGGTGGGGCTTCCTGAGATGTGCACTCTGAGCTATTCTTTCCGTCCTGCTCAGTTCTGGGCATCTGTTCCTGGCAGGGAGGAGGGCAGGCTGCCTGGACCAGTCAGCTGCTCCTTTCTGCCCCTCCCTCCAACACACACCCTCTTGCAGTAACCCCAGTAGCTGGCCTCCTCTTCACAGATTCCAGAGCCTTAACCCCTCATATGCCCCAGGAGAACTGGTGCCTGAGGTAGCAGCCCGGCACACTCACTGACACAGCCCCAGGGGGTATGTATGAGTCCCCTTTTCACATGGGAAAACATTGGTCACCAGCAAGTGTGTTGATTAGGCCAAGAGCccaatcactttttttttctggtactggagattgaactcaggggcagttaCCAGTGAgccttatccccagccctattttgtattttatttggagacaaggtctcactgagttgcatagtgccttgctattgctcaggctggctttgaactagggatcctcctgcctcagcctcccaagatgctgggattacaggtgtgtgccaccaccacAGGCTCCACTCACTTCTGTTTCTACCATCACTGGGTGGAGGAGAGGCTCTGGGCTCCAACTGAGAGGAGCAAACCGAGATGGAGCTGCCAGGATCAGGCAGAGTCTAAAGCCTTGGTCACAAGCATGAGGTAGACAATGTTCTGATGGTTCAAGCTGCATGCAGCCACGGCAGTGGGCAAACAAACTCCCCACGGCTGGCATCTGTAGAAATGAATGCCTTCTGTATTTGAGGAAAAGGCAGTTTCTGGTGGGAACTCTACAGGCCCCTTTCAGCCTGTGGAGATGGTGGGGCCTTCCATCAGCACTGGCAGAACCTAGAAGACTGGCTTGTAGGCTTTGGGCCTCATcttccctctgtctctctccatcccttcctCTCCCCCCTGTTCTCCAGCCATCACCCTTGGTCTGGCTAGGAGAGGAGCTGGctccctctccttccccctcTTCCCTAGACAGATGTCAGCCTAAACTTTGGCCCCAGCACAGGCCCTGATGGTAGGAAGTGGCAGGGCCCTCACGTAGGCTGGGCAGGTGCTGGGGCAGACACAGAAGCGAGAAGCTGCCGAGGCTGGTGGCCCTGGGCCCCTGAGGCTCCTACCAGTGTTCTCCTTGGCATGGCTCAGAGGTGAGGGTGGTGGAGGCTGGCAACCCCCTGGCAGGCACTAACAGGAAAGGTCTCCTTTCCTGTGTCCAGAGCTCTATACTAAATAGGTAGGATTAGGTCCTGGCCACAAGACCAGCTCTAACAAGGACAGATTACTGCTTCCTGCACAGTGGCTCTCTGGCTGGAGCAGTGAGGGGCAGGTTTGCCTTAGTGCGTGTCCTCTTGGCTCTGACCTTTTGAATCTCAATCTCTGAACCAGCCTCTGCCTGGAGCTGCTGGTTGGGGTTGGAGCCCAATGTGGAAGGCTGACTTGGCCTCCTCTTCCTGTGTAAGCCTTCTGCTGTTACAGAGGGCCTTAGACTGGAAGCCATGGGAGAAGGGGTGAGGAGTTTGGATAGACAGGCTGTGCAAATGAGGAACTCGAGCAGAGGGACTCAGAACATGGCTCTGGGCCAGTCTAGGGCCCCGAATCTTGACTCCATCTCACCCTGGCAAGGTAACCATGGCCTGGTGACTTCATTCTTCTAAGCCTCGCTGTCTCCATTTGTAAGTGGGGATAATAACAACCGTATCTACCCTACTGGGCTACTGAAAAGTAATAGCTGAAATGAAATAACTGAAAACAGCCAATATTTATCCGTATTTTTCAGTGCTGgagatcaagcccagggcctcaggtacactaggcaagcactataccactgactacatccccagcccttcttattttgagatgtatcttgctaaattgcccagactggccttgaacttgcgatcctcttacctcagcttcCCAGGTAACTGGGAATATAAGCTTGCCATCATGCCACACAATTCTctggggtgtgtgtatgtgtgtgtgtgtggggggactcTTATAAGTGTCAACCCCATTTTCTAGGTGAAGGCATTGGGGCATAGTGAGGTAAAGTGATCATGGTGTTGTCTGCTGCAGATGGGCTGGTGACTGAGGCCCCAGAGAAGTAGACTTGGACCTACTGTCCTCCCAGCAGGCAGGTCAACTTGTGAATTCTTCAGAAGTTGGGGCATGACATGGCAGGGTGAGGAGGCGCAGGGCTCTGTGAGTCAGCAGCCTACTGGGCTGGACCAGACTCTTGAGGTCTGTCTGAGGCTGACCTTCCTCTCTGTGAGTCATGTTCACCTATGGCCGCTGCAACCTCTCAGTCTGGGAATAGGGAGGGCAAAGGGCAGGCCCTGCGTAGCTTAGGTCCCAGGATCATCATCTGCTGATAGAGCTGGCTGCAAGCTCAGAGATCATCTGGTCTTTCTCACCTCAGTTCATAGAAGTGCATCCTGAGGAGGTAAAGGGCCAGGAAATGGTGGCATTGTGGTTTAGTGCACAGCATGCCTTTTGATGACAGGTTCCTTCTGGGCCTGTTCAGCCAGCCATATGTACTACCAACCCAGTGGTGGATGTCAGATAGACCTGGGGTGCTGAGATGGTGCCATGATGCTGACACACACCTATTCCAAAGGTGACTTGTCCTCTACCCCTTCCTCTAAAAAGGACACCaagtttttaccttttttttttggtaccagggattgattgaactcagggacactcgaccactgagccacatctccagccctgttttgtattttattagaggcagggtctcactgagttgcatttttgcacctcactaaattgctgaggctggctttgaacttacaatcctcctgcttccacctccccagccactgggatcataggcatgcgccaccatgcccagcagatttttatcttttggtgcaggggattgaacccaggggtgctctactactgagccccagccctttttatttcttgaggcagggtcttgctaagtcactaaggctggccttgaacttacaggAGATTCATATGTGATAATTACTTAAGGCGATCTTCCTTCCCTTACACAGCCCCAGTCACTCCACACCCAGTTCCTGTACTCTCCCCTGTGCGTCTGGCACCTGTCGCTACAGGCTTCCTGCTGCGCTGCAAGGGCTCCGCTCTGCTCTCCTGACACCCGCTTTGCCCCTCACACCTCACTGTCGGGAAGGGCATTCTTCCTGGCCAACACTTTCTTGCTCTGACTGTCTCCTCACTCTGGGTGGATGGAGaaagacttttctcaaaataaccCATTCAGAGATCTGCCCTGCTATTTGATCCCTGCCATTTTCCCCTTTCTGAATGACCCTAGTTGTCCTAAGAAAGAAGACATAGACAGTCCTTTATCTGATCCCTGAACCGCATAGGGTGTCCTACAAAGAGAAGCCAGGGCTCTTTTGCTTCCTGCAAAGGCTGAGGGTGGTTGCTGACCTGGATCTGGGGTGTCCCTGTGGGGTCCTCTAGGTCTACCCTGGACGATGCTCTAGGAAAGGCATGGCCCTGTCAAGGGGCCCAGACTTTGTCAGGGCTTCTTCCCAGGAGGGACACAGGAAACTCAACCTTAGCTCTTCCCCCAGCTCTGCCACCTCAGTGGGGAACACCAGGCCTGAGGGACATTTATTTGGCAGAGGAGGCAATAAAGAGCACAGCATAAAGGACACGTGCCCCAGATCCTGAAGGGATCATTCTGACTCTGCTACTGACCTGCTAGCTCTGTGGTCCTGGGAATCCTTTACTGTTTTGGGCCTTGATTCTCTCATCTGAAAGGAGCGTGGGGGCTGTGCAACCTGAGGTCCCCTCAACCTGTGCTTCCGGGCTCCTGGCTGTGGGGCTGTCCCTGCTACTTAAGGAACTCCCTCCATCTTGTAGCTCCCTTAAATGACAACAGGGAGTTCCCAGCTGGCCCTCCTCACTGCTAGCCACTGCCCCTGGGGGAGACAGAAGAAACCATCAAGACCCCAGAGATATTGGGCTACAAAACCCACTCCCTTTGGAGGGGCCTTTGGGGCCCCATGCTCACTGTGCGCTCCCTGCTCGCCAGTGAAGGGAGCAGGCGTGTACAGGCTTTCACATGCCTACCTGTCGCGCCACAGCTGGTTATTTAAGGAACCTGAAAGTCCTGTCTCGGGCCTGCCCTTCTGTGGGGCCTCCTACCAGCTCGCTGGCCCAGACCTCTCAGGCTCCCTTGACCCTGCCTGCCACGAGTCCACAGGCTCTTCCCCCGGGGCCAGGCGGCCCTGGCACTGGGCTAGACTgttccctccttctcctcctcctctccactcGGAGCTTGGCTGCACCCCAGCTCTGGCTCTCAGGCTCTGTGCTCCAGCCAGCTGGGTGGGGGCTGGGCTTCCACTCTGGAGGGTCTCAGCTGGCCCTGTGACTCACTGGAGGCTCTACCAGAGCCCTCCAGCCTCTTTCTTGGTTCTGTTGAAAAGCCATCAACACTGGAAGGCTTTTTTATGTGAGAACAGGGAGTTCCCAGGCGCCCAGTTCCTCGTGCATCACATCCGATGCTCAGCATCAACTCTAGTTGCCTCACCAACCCCTCCTCCTGCTTTCTTGTGGCCAGGAAATTACACAGGGAAGACACAGCTCTCCATGAAAAGCTGGCTTGAGGGCAAGAGGGCCAGGGGTTGGGCTGATGGGAAGCAGCCTGTGGGCAGCAAGTGACATGTGTGACCCAGAGAAAAATTAGGAGGCTCTCTTCTCCAGGGAGACACAGCCTGGGAGGGACTGGGGGTGGAGTGAGCTGTGCCAGGCACTCATGACTACTTTGCTTTTCTTCCATTTCAGGTCCCAGCAGCTGGGGTTTTCCCTCAGCTCTTGAGTGGCCATGTCCAACCCTACTGCCCCACCTCCGTATGAGGACCGCAACCCACTGTATCCTGGCCCTCCACCCCCTGGGGGCTATGGGCAACCATCTGTCCTGCCAGGAGGGTACCCTGCCTACCCTGGCTACCCACAACCTGGTTACGGCCACCCTGCTGGCTACCCACAGCCTATGCCTCCCATCCACCCGATGCCCATGAACTATGGTGAGTCCTGGAAGTGGATGTGGAAGGTGGGTGGGAGGAGGAGCCCTTGGTGAATGTGGCCTCCTCCTTTCACTCCCTTCTCTTCAACTTCCCTTTTAACGCCTTTTCCCTCTCATCTGTTTAGATCTCTCCTTCCATTTTGTTTTACTTCCTTACTTTCCCCCCTCAGCTACTCCAGCCACGTGGTAGCCCCTTTATTCAGCCAGGAGGCTGAGTCCGTGCCTTCCCACCCAGGGGCCATGTCTGTCTTAGGAGCTACCCCTGTAACCCCAAacacttcactttttaaaatacatcCTTGGGGATGACAAATCCTCATCCTTTAGGTAAAGTCTGATTTTTGGAAACACCCCAAAGTGGAGCCAACCTTGGTAAACATCATGGCAGGTCAGAAACAAGTGAGGTTAGAATGCAGTGAGCCCCTTTTCctgggcatctttttaattttgtggtgctagagatggaacccagggcttcatacatgctaagcaTATGCTTTACTTCTGAACTATGCATAGTGCTTTCTGGTTGGATTTTGACAGCAGTTTCCCAAAGAGGCATCCACACAATGTTTGGAAGCTGTGCAGCAGCTCTGGAGTCCTGAAGCAAGTGTAGGGCCAGCTCTGACTTGGACATGTGTGTTCTGGTGCGGACTAGAATGCGTCATTCACATGTGAGAGGCTACATGCCCTTGAAAGATCTGCTCTCATTGAGGCTTATGCTACATACTGGCCcttgccctctgttctccccaCCTTTTCTCTGGCCCTCCATCCCTGAGGCTGTTGCTCTGCCAGCCAACCCCACTCCTGCCTGCTTCCTCCCTTGATCCTGACACCACCACCTGACCTCTGATGGTGTGGGCTGGCTGCACAGAGCCCTAAGAGATGCATGTGGATGGACTGGCTTTTGCCTAAGCCCCCTCATGCCACCCTGGCTCAGGTCACTCTGAGGGCATCCAGAGGACCCTGGCTGGGAAGGGAGTTCTGCACTGTAACACTTGACTTTTGGCTGCAGATACCTGAGCCTTTCAGACAGTGTTGAGAGGCTTTGGGATGAAGGTTACATTCCCAGGTCTCCAGTTGGTCCTATGTGATCTGTCCCTAGGCCCTGGCTATGATGGAGAGGAGAGAGCAGTGAGCGACAGCTTCGGGCCTGGAGAGTGGGATGACAGAAAAGTCCGACACACATTCATCCGAAAGGTGAGATGGACTGGGAGGCAGGTGGACCTGGCCCCTCACGCTGTGGGAATTGGGGAGGGCCAGGCCACACCAACCACAGGCAAGAGCACAGAATTCTCATAGAAATTTGCTGGTTGCCTGCCCTCACTGCTCTCTCCCCGGCTTCCCTATCCCTAGCATCCCTTCTCTTTGACCTTGTTTTGGGAGGGCAGTCAATCTGGGAAACCTCCCACCTCTTCCCCAGACCTTGCTTTTCCattaagaccctaagcaactcgggAGCAGGCAGGATCACCCTGCTCCTAATccactctcctatctcacatctgcaaGGCACCTGCTCAGGGCAGACAGATGTGTGACATGCCACGCTGAACTGCAAGTGTGGAGCCACGGTGGTGGTGCAGGGCAGCCCTGCAGGGCTGGATGCTGGACAGGAGGGAGGGAGCAGAAGTTCAACATGTGGACCATGCTCCCCACTGGGGTCACCTCTAGGCCAGGCTGCAGCCGAAGGCTCTTTGAGGGCTCAAAGTAAAAGTAGAGCCTTCAAAATAGGGAAAAGAAGCCCCTTCCACCACTgccaggataggaagggcagggcCTGTGCTCCTTTGGCTTCTTGGTCTTGTGGTTCTGCTTCCTGGGGAGAGGCCAGCAGACAGGGTGGTCACCTGTGTCCCTGGCCGGCTATGTTCCAGGTTTACAGCATCATCTCCGTCCAGCTGCTCATCACGGTGGCCATCATTGCTATCTTCACCTTTGTGTGAGTGTCTGGGCCTCGCTGACCCTTCCTTCCCACCCTGGGGAGTTCTGGGTCAGCTGCCTGTCTTGGGGGTGCTTGGCAGGGAGGCAGCTGAGCCCTGGAAtgactcttctcctcttcctcgACTCCACAGGGAGCCAGTTGGCCAATTCGTGAGGAAGAATGTGGCTGTGTACTACGTGTCCTAGTGAGTGTGCCTGGCTCTACTCAAGGCGAGGGGAGGAGGCGGCTGGCAGTGTTTCCAGTTGACCGGCTCTACTCAGGGCATGGatcaaaatgcttttttttttttaaatatttttttggatGTTGATCaatctttatttactcatttatttatatgtggtgctgagattcgaacccagtgtctcacatatgctaggcaagcgctctaccactgagccacaaccacagctccTCAAAATGTTTTTTTGAGAGGGGCCTTCCCAGTGGCCAGTGCCATTCTCCCATGCTGGGGTGTGCACCCTGGTGAGGAGTCGCAGAATCACATAGCACGTagtggggcaggggagggggggcaGCAGACGATGGTGACAGCAATGTGCAGTCTGTATGGAAGTGCCCAGGTTCTCACAGCCAGTTTCTACGGCCCACACGCGTGTCACAGAACTGCTCAGGGTCCCTGGCTTGGTAGTTCTGCCCTAACTCTTCCTGAGTAGCCTGCCCTCAGACCCAAGCAGCTTCCTTGGCCTCCAAGCCCTGGGCCAGCTGAGTGCTGCCAGGCTGGGCTGAGAAACGGCCAAGGGTAGCTCTGGCCACAGACCATGTCCCATCTCTTCTTCCCCAGTGCTGTCTTCATCGTCACCTACCTGACCCTTGCCTGCTGCCAGGGACCCAGGTGAGTTCCAGAGCCTTAGACAATGAGGAGAGAAAAGGTTGGGACAGGagcgagtattttgggaagaaaatgGATTCCTTGTAGTGGTCGAATGGAGACTTACAAGtactgtggtggtggtggtgatgatgatgatgatgatgatgtcggTGACTACCGTTCAGAGGTTTACAAAGTACTGTGTGAGATATATTTAGCTATCATTTTTACAGCAACCCTGCAAGATATGTAGAATTTTGACCATTTATTAAAcaggaaagagaaaaggaaaaaggcagtgtggggaggggggaagggaaaagaaaaatgagagggaaaaaaagaaccCCAAACCAAACAGGAAGAACTCAAGGCTCAGAGAGGCTGGACAACTTTCTCACAGTCACACAGGTATTCAGAGTAATAGTGGCAAACAGTTTCAGGTCTTTCTGGCTCCATAGCACAGGTCCACTCCACTGCTCCATGTTGTCCTTTTGAACCCCCCTAAGCAGGTACCAAAGCCATGCCAGCCTTCCCTTCCCCAGAGCAGGGCTTGTCCCTGCAGGCACAGGAACCAGGTGCTCCCTTGTGCTGAGGGAACCTCTAGGATCTGACTTCTCTAAGTCATGTAACCAGGCCTTTTCTTCCCCCTAAGGCGCCGGTTCCCATGGAACATCATCCTGCTGACTCTCTTTGTAAGTCTAGAAGGGTAGGGGAGCGCTGTCCCAGGGAAGGGAAGGAGATATCACTGGCGAAGGATGTCCCTGGCTTTCTCCCCCTTCTTATCCTTACTGCTAGCTCTGGGTCCCCTCTGTGGCTGCATCTTTCCAGCTCAGTCGAATCTACTCCCAGCTCTAGAAGTCCACTGTGGTCAACCCCCAGTGCctttgctgggcaagtgctctaccactgaacttcaCTCAGTGCCTGCTGTTCTTAAGTTTATCTTCTTTGTTTCTCTCCCTCAGACTTTTGCCATGGGGTTTATGACAGGCACCATTTCCAGGTACATGCAAGGGCAATCTACCACCTTCATGTAAAGTGTGTATTCTTGGGGAGCAGGTGTTCCTGGGCTGGTGGTCATCTATGGGGATGGGTTCTGGGTGGAATCTTCTGGAAGCGGAGAGTTTGAAGTCATTTGTATGTGGCTTATGCCTCTGGCTTCTCTTAACTCCTTCCTTCCAGTATGTATCAGACCAAAGCTGTCATCATTGCAATGATCATCACTGCTGTGGTGTCCATTTCTGTCACCATCTTCTGCTTTCAGACCAAGGTGAGGGAATGGAGGGTTCTTCCCTGGCACCTGCCTCTCTTTATTATGAAACCTGGCCCTTGGGTTTGGCATTTGAATGGCCTGGGAGGGCCCAGATCCATATAGACCAGGGATTTCTGTTAGAGACCTAATCCCCTTTCCCATATCTACACCTGCACAGCTGCCTCCTATGTCTGTCCTTAGCATGACATGGTCATtactgtgtctccaggaggcagaaCTGGGACTCTCAGGCAGGGTGGCAGGGTGGCAAGGCCAGTCTGGCTGGGCTGCTAGTGATGGCAGTTGTCTGACAGGTACCTCATTACTCTTCCTGGCAGGTGGACTTCACCTCATGCACAGGCCTCTTCTGTGTCCTGGGAATTGTGCTGATGGTGACTGGGATTGTCACTAGCATTGTGCTGTACTTCAAATATGTGAGTGTCCCATGAGGGCTGAAGCCACTGAACCCATTCCTCACGGCAGACTCCCTGTATAGCAGAATGTAGCAGGGCCCCTCATCTGGGCAGGCTGACCTCAGAACCTTCCAGTGGCTAGCAAAGGCATCCACATACAAGCACCATCCTTTTGGGTTAGGGAATAGTCAGTGTCTCTTTGGAAAGAGCTACAGCACTGGGAGCCCTGGACAGCGCCACTGAGTTCCTATGGGAAGTAGTAGATTAGAGCTGACAGCTGAGACCAGGTTCTGGGAGGCAGACTGGAAGAGGAACCCAGAGGAACAAGATGGACCTGTGTGGAAGGGACTTTGGAGATGTCTGGAGCTGAGTCCTTTGACTATAGTCAGCTAAAGGAGAACATGAGCTCCTCAGGCTGATGACCATCTCACCATGGACTGGCCTTGTCCTTCTGTGGACAGGCACCTACAGGAGAGTGAAGCAGGGCTGCCTTGTGGGTACCCGTAATTCTGAACCTCATCAGGGTGGTTGCAGGCGAGGGTTTCCCTCCCTCCTAGCCCTACTACATTCTGTCCATCCCAGGATGGGCTGTGTGGTCTGTTGAGTGCTGACTAGGACTGGAGGAAAGATGACGGGGCTCTTCAGCTGGTGTGTGCTGGGTCTGTCCCTCCAAAGCTGTCACTCAGCCACTGCTTTTTCTCAGAAGCACAGTGGACACCTCTGCAGATTAGCTCTATGGATTGGTCTGGCTAAAAGATGCTTTGATTGGTTTTATATGGCCATTTTAGGATAGCCTCTGCTCCCTCTGCCAAATATGTCACCGTTTCAGATCTGTTCTAGGACCTAGAAGGGCATGCCCCAGGATCCCAGTGAGCTGGCTTCCTAGTTCTGTCCATTCTGATGCCTGAATCCCGGGGGTTAGCTGGGTCCTGAAGGCCTGCCTCACTGTAGTTTGCTCAGATTTCTAACGCCACCCCATCTCCTTCTTCCCAGATTTACTGGCTCCACATGGTCTATGCTGCTTTGGGGGCCATTTGTTTCACCCTGGTAAGTCCCTGCTGTGCTTTGGAAAGCTGAATTGAGGGGATGGAGGACAGGGGATGGCGAATGAATTTAGGTGGCTTGGAACAGAGCCAGAAGCGATCTTTCCTCACTGTCAAGAGTTCCCCACTGTCAAGAGTTCCCTTGATTTTCAGGGCACTCCTGCTGTCTTAGTCGCACACCTGCTGTTGGAATGCTGGGCAGGGCGAGTTGGAGATGCAGTGTGCCTGCCTGTTTCTGGTGTGGACTGCAGGAGGCAGAGACCACCTGTTAGCCTGTTCTTACCCTAAGCGCGCTTGCTACGTGGCACACAGGCTCCCAGGACAACTATGCTGATCAAAAAAGAGCTCTGGGCCTCTGGGTACTCACTGGCGCTCACTTCTGGCTTCCCTGTCCCTGCAGTTTCTGGCTTACGACACACAGTTGGTCCTGGGGAACCGGAAGCACACCATCAGCCCAGAGGACTACATCACGGGTGCCCTGCAGATCTACACAGATATCGTCTACATCTTCACCTTTGTGCTGCAGCTGTTGGGAGATCGCAACTGAGGAGCCCCCCGTTCCACCCTCGCTGGGCTCTCCCTTCCCTAGAGGGCTGGGCCCTGTGACTGGGGTCTGGGCCTCAGACACTTTTTTCTTCCCCTCAAGTAACATACCCAGTTTCCTTTCTGTCCAGGAGATGGGTAACCTCTCTGGCTGTGGAGGTGTGGGAACCTGTGGTGGGCAGTGGGTGCTGGGACAGTTCAGACCTGTTAGTGGGCTTGGCAGGAATGAGGCTGAGGATGTGTCTTTTGCCCTCTACCCACAATATGGCACCAAACTCTTAGcacttgggtgtgtgtgtgtgtgaaaagagCCCATTCTATAACTGAGAGGAAATGTGAACACAGAAGGGACTTTAAGGTGCATGGGTTCCCTTCCTAATCTGTCACGGGCTTCTAGCCTAGGTAGCTGGAGCCTGTTTCCCTCCTAAACCCAGTAAAGCCAGACAGTATTATCCCCACCTCCTGGACTACAGGCCATTATTCTATACTCCTTAGACTTGGTACCTTTTAGCTCAGAACGGTAgaagagatctgtgcccaggggcCTCAGCACTCTGACCCCATCTTGTTTTTAT
It encodes the following:
- the Tmbim1 gene encoding protein lifeguard 3; this encodes MSNPTAPPPYEDRNPLYPGPPPPGGYGQPSVLPGGYPAYPGYPQPGYGHPAGYPQPMPPIHPMPMNYGPGYDGEERAVSDSFGPGEWDDRKVRHTFIRKVYSIISVQLLITVAIIAIFTFVEPVGQFVRKNVAVYYVSYAVFIVTYLTLACCQGPRRRFPWNIILLTLFTFAMGFMTGTISSMYQTKAVIIAMIITAVVSISVTIFCFQTKVDFTSCTGLFCVLGIVLMVTGIVTSIVLYFKYIYWLHMVYAALGAICFTLFLAYDTQLVLGNRKHTISPEDYITGALQIYTDIVYIFTFVLQLLGDRN